Proteins from a genomic interval of Longimicrobium sp.:
- a CDS encoding DUF5678 domain-containing protein yields MPRPIIDYTPTSQMPQRQVKPIPGAMDWLKEHWDEYAGQWVAIGPNGLVAVADTFPELAARLGGSFEGVLTAHLV; encoded by the coding sequence GTGCCGAGGCCGATCATCGACTACACGCCGACGTCGCAGATGCCCCAGCGCCAAGTCAAGCCGATCCCCGGCGCGATGGACTGGCTCAAGGAGCATTGGGACGAGTATGCGGGCCAGTGGGTGGCCATAGGTCCCAACGGCCTCGTGGCCGTGGCCGACACGTTCCCGGAGTTGGCTGCCCGTCTTGGGGGTTCGTTTGAAGGAGTCCTGACCGCGCATCTCGTATGA